The genomic DNA GGCGCCGTTCGGACCGAGCAGGCCGACGGCTTCGCCGCGGCGCACATAGATGCTGACGCCGCGAACCACCTGGCGGCTGCCGAAGGCCTTTTCCACGCTATGCACAGCCAGGAAACCCGGCCGCTTCAGGAGCTGAGGCGCGGTCGCGCCATTGGACCTGCCGGCAGCCCTGACCGGGTGAACCGCCTGCGGGCGGGGCTCGGCTCGATAATCGGCTTCGTAGCCGTCCTGATAGTCAGCCTGGAACTGATCGGGCGCACGCGCCGGGTCGCGGGCGAGCGGCGGCGCATCGCGGATCGGGCTGGCCACGAGCCCGCCGACACTGTCACCGAGCGCGGTGATGTCCTGGCGCGCAAATCCTGGCCGGCCGCGCTTGGCGGGGCGCCGACGGAACATGCTGAAGAGATCGACCATCCCCGCCTTCTAAGCCTTTCGCGACGATCCTGCGCGACGATCCCGCGCGAATTTGCGCGATCTGCCGCATCGGGCTTTCGATTCGCCGATGCAGCATGAGTGAAGGGATGTCTCATGCCCAGTGAAACACGCCCGAAAAGCGGCCGACCCCGCTTCGAAAGCCCTGGGCGCTAGATACAGTCTCGCCCGCCAAGCTTCAACCTCGGTTCGGTTGCATCCGAACCAAGTCTTTGAATTTATTTCGGTTTACTTGCACCAGGCAATTGCAGAGGCGCTGCTCCGCCGCCCTTGCCCGAACCGCAATCATTGCCGGCGCCCTGGGGCAGCAAGACCTGAACCCTCCCGCTATCAGATTCCACCCGCGACACGCCGGTCGTCATGTCGACCTTCAGCCGATCGCCACGCATCACGTTCTTGCACTGCGTCATGACCACCTGCCCAGCGCCGCCGCCGAACATGGTGATGAGATTGGTCTTGGTGTCGAATATGGCGGTCTCGCCCGTCACCACCTGGTCTTTCTGGGTGACGACGACATTGCCGTGCGCCTCCAGTCGCTTGATCGAGGAACTGCCGCCAGGGCCTGGCTGCGCCGACTGCATCGGCGCCGTCGACTTCGCGCCCTTCGCGGGCTGCGGCGGCGTGGCCGGCTTGTCGCCGCCCGATTCGTAAAACACCACCAGCGTCTTCGAGGTCATGGTGGTGTCGCCCTGGATGACCTTCACATTGCCGGCGAAGGTCGCCTCCTTCTTCTTGTCGCGCATCTCGAGCGAAGCGGCCTCGATCTGAATCGGCTGATCGCGGTTCTGCGAGAAGCCCTGCATCGCGTTGGGCACGCCCTGCATGGTGTTCTGCGCGATGGCCGCACCTGTGGCGACCAGAACAATGCCGACGGCAAGTGCAGCCGCGCTGACGATGGCGCGCCGCTGGTCGTCGCTGCGCGAAAAGATCTTGGTCATGAAAATCATCTTGAGTTGGCAGACTTGTTCTGAGGAGGACGTGTCTTTGCCGGCGGCGCGGGCTCGGGTGGCGCAGGCTGTGCGGCGGCGGGGTCATCCAGCTTGTCCAGATGCATGACCACATTGCCTTCGAAACGGATGACGTCGCCGCCTTCCGTAATTCGCAGGCGATCCGCGGTCAGCGTGCCGTTGGTCAGCTTGACGTCGACACGCTCGTCCGAGGAGACCGTGCCCTTGTTCATGTCGACGAAGGCGGAGTTCAGCCGCGCCTCGTAGCCGGTGGAGGTGCGCAGGAAGATGTCCTTGTGCAGATCGAGCTGCTGCTGCTTGTTGTCGAAGCGGCCGGTGCGGGCATCGAGGAACAGGGTGGATTGATCCTCCATCAGCACTTTCGCACGGAGGTCGTTGAGATCGACGTGATCAGGATCGGTGATGTCCTGCGTCGCGGTCTTGGCCCAGAGCTCATAGGGCCGCTGATCCGGTGTGAAGCCGGACAGATGCGGCGATTCCATCGTGATCTTGGTGCCCGACACCACCATGTTCTCGACGGTGAGCGGCAGCTCGGGAATCCGGAATTTGTTGAAGAACGCGATGTAGATGATCACGGCCATGGCCACGACCACCGTCGCGGGGACCCAAACCCTGAGAATCCGCACCAGGCGGCTGTGGCGCGCCGCGCTGGCAAACTTCGCCGCAAGCGCGGCGTCGTAGGTGGGATTATGGGCCGAATTCACCTGAGCTCCTGAGGTGTCGCTCGCCAAGCCGGATCGAGGGTCGTCCTATTGTACCCCTCACCGCGCCAATATGCAGCCGTGGACGTCGCTGGCTGGCGTTGCAGGCTTGGCGTGGCCTGGACAGACCGCGCGAAAGTGTCCGAAACGGGGCGCGGTCCAGGGTCTAACCGGGGACCCGGGGCTCAGGAATGCGCGAAAATGTCCTCCTCCGCCCAGCCCTGGAGGTCGAGCAGGGCACGGGTCGGCAGGAAGTCGAAACAGGCCTTGGCGAGCGCCGTGCGGCCTTCCCGGACCAGCATGGCATCGAGTCGTTCGCGCAAGCCATGCAGATGCAGCACGTCCGAGGCGGCGTAGGCGAGCTGCGGCTCGGTCAGGCTGTCGGAACCCCAATCGCTGGACTGCTGCTGCTTGGAGAGATCGACATTGAGCACCTCGCGCACGAGGTCTTTCAGGCCGTGGCGGTCGGTGTAGGTACGGGTCAGGCGCGAGGCAATCTTGGTGCAATAAATCGGCCCGGTCATGACGCCGAAGGTCTGGTACAGCACCGCGACGTCGAACCGCGCGAAGTGGAAGATCTTCGTGATGGCGGGATTGGCCAGCAGGGCCTTCAGGTTCGGCGCGTCGGTGTGCCCCTTCGGGATCTGCACCACGTCGGCGCTGCCGTCGCCGGGCGAGAGCTGCACCACGCAGAGCCGGTCGCGGTGCGGGTTGAGCCCCATGGTCTCGGTGTCGATCGCCACCGCTGTGGTGTAGCGCGTGAGGTCGGGCAGGTCACCGCGATGCAGGCGTACGGTCATGGCGTTTCAAAACCTCGGGTCGAATCGGTTGCGTCGGCACAATAGCTAATTCGGATTGCCCGCGATGTAGCCATTGCCGGCGGGCCGCGCAAGCACGCGGTTCGGTCAGATCGCCGGCAGCATGATGCAGATCATCGCCGCGACCGTGATGCGGCCGCGCCCGCGCAACCCCCTCAGGGCGCCTTCTTCTGCGCAGGCACGGCGGGCTTGGCAGGCGTCACCTGGGCATGCGGCTGTGCCGGTGCAGCTTCCGGCGTCGCGATCGCGATCGCGAACAGGCGCCATTGCCCCGCAACGATCTGAAACGTCAGATCGAACTGGATCTGCTGCGGCCGGGTCGGAATGTAACCTGCGAGGCGCAGCATCCCGCGCTGATCGAGCGCGGGCGCTTCGCTGAATTGCGGCGCCAGCAATGCCGCAGCATAGAGATCGAAATTGCGGCGCCGCAGGTCGAGAAAATTCAATCCGAGATCTGCGGCGGTGTTGCGCGCCTGGAAGTCGGGCGCCGCGAGGTCGCGCAGCACCGTGTAATTGCCGGTGCGGTTGGCATCATTGAGCGTGAGCAGCGTCGAGCGGATCAGATAGAGCGCCTTCTCCAGCGTGACGGGCAGCGACGGCTGCGCCGGGGCCGGCTCGGGCGTCTTCTGCTGCGCCATCGCCCCGCTGCCGCAGGACAGCAGCAACGCCAGTGCAATCACGGCTCGCACGATCAATCGCATGGCACGGCCCCTTGCATGAAGTGGCCTGCTGCCTTCACCAGCCGACACGCATGCCGACGCGGCCGCCCAAGCCGCCGCCGTTCGTGCCATAGGTCAGCCCGCCGCTGGCCTGCACGTGCTCGCTGACACGCAGCGCCGCACTCATGGAGAGCGCATTGGTGTTCTGAAACGTGCCCCAGTTCATGCTCATCGCGATCTTCTCGGACGGCATCAGCCAGGGCGAGCCGGACATCGCGAAGGCCATCGCGACACCGTTGACCGCCTTGCCGGTCCTGCCGTCGAGGTCGTTGAGCCGGGCATTGATGCCTGCGAGCTGGCTGTTGATGCCTGCGATATCCGCGGGGCTCGCAAACCCGAGCGCGCTGAGCGAGGTGGATGCGAGATTGCCGGCAGCGTCAGTGGTGACGAGCTGCACGGGCCCTGACTGCGCGGCCGTGCTCGCGGCCGAGGTGACGCCTGTCATCGTGTAGGTATTGCTCGCCGTCCCGTAAACCTGCTGGTTCGCGCGCGTCGCGGTGGCGCCATTGCCGATCGCGGTGGAATTCCCGAAAGTTGCTGATGCGCCATTGCCGTAGGCCGACGAATTCGCGCCGGTGGCATTGGCGCCGTTACCGACCGCGGTGTTCGCGACACCGTTTCCGCTCGCATTGGCGCCGTTGCCGACCGCAATGTTGAAGCTGCCGGTCCCACTGGCATTGGATTGCGTGCCGTTCGCGATATTCGCCGAATTGGCGCCGCTGGCATTCGCCAGATAGCCGGCCGCCGCGTTGGAGCTGTTGGCGCCAAATGCGTTGGCGGCGTTGCCGGTGGCGACGTTATTGCTTCCGGACCCGCTCGCGTTGGTATTCACGCCGGTCGCGATATTGAAGCTGTTGTCGCCGGTCGCGTTGGAGTTGGGGCCGGTCGCGATGTTAGCGCTGCCGTTGCCGTAGGCGTTGGCGTTGGTCCCCGTCGCGGTGTTGAAGCTGTTGTCGCCGTAAGCCCTGGCGACAAACCCGGTCGCAACATTTCTGCTGTTGTTGCCGGAGGCATTGGAACTGCGCCCTGTCGCAACGTTCCTGCTGTTGTCTCCGTTGGCGAGGGCTGTCAGCCCGGACGCAAGATTGCCGCTGTTGTTGCCACCGGCGTTGGCTCCGGCGCCGGTCGCGATATTGTTGCTGTTGTCGCCGCTGGCCTGCGCGTTGTTACCGGACGCGATGTTTTTGCTGGTGTCACCGCTGGCGATGGCTCCCGCTCCGGTCGCGCTGTTGAAGCTGTTGTTGCCGCTGGCGTTGGCATTGTTTCCGGTCGCCATATTGGAGCTGCTGTGGCCGCTGGCGTTGGCGGAACCGACGGCAATATTGCTGCTGGCATTTCCGTCAGCGTAAGCGCCGCTCCCGATCGCGGAGTTGTTGCTGCCCGCACCCGGAGCGGAGGCGGAGGGCCCGCAGGCAAAATTGCCCGCTGAGCCGGCCGCACTGGCGCCTTGATCGGATAAGGCCCCATCCACGCAGATGAACTGGGCCCGGGCTCGCGGCGCGCCGGCGCAGGCCACGACGACGGCGATCAGCACCGTTGCGAGACAAGCGCTGATTCGCGCTCGCGATGAGATCATCATGTTGGTCCCCCCACCCCGTCTTCCGACCTTGCGACCGGCAAGTGGCGCACGAAGAACCAAGACCGCCGTCACTTCCAGCCGAAGGCCGCCACCACGTCAACGCGATTGACGCTTGCGCCATATGCGATACTCAAAGCATGCAGTCCATGGCTTTGGGAAGACGCGGATGCGCGACGGACCGCGCGGCATTCCGTCCCCCCATATTCATGGGGTGCGCGCGGTGCACTGCTTCTCAATCCGCGCACTCTTTTCGCAAAGAAGCGGACGGCTCGTCCGACGGGAGGCTGTTGCCCGGATCCCACAACCCGGCGCGAGTTCAGGTTCCCGGCAGCAACGAGAGCTAAGCGGCCCGTGAAAATCGTGCGGGCCCACCCCATCTGCCAGTTTCCCTCACCGCCCCCGACGAAATCGAGACCCATGACCGAACAGACGCTCGCTGCGCCTATCGACGCCCCATCGGAGCAGCCGCGCGGCTTTTCGCGCTACCAGGCGCTTCTCATCGCGCTGCTCGCGTTCACGCAGTTCACCATCATCCTCGACTTCATCATCATGTCGCCGCTCGGCGCCATCCTGATGCCCGCGCTCGACATCACGGCCACCCAATTCGGCGTCGCGGTGTCGGCCTACGCGTTCAGCGCGGGCATTTCGGGCGTGCTGGCCGCCGGCTTTGCCGATCGCTTCGACCGCAAGCGCCTGCTGCTGTTCTTCTATGTCGGCTTCACGCTCGGCACCGCGCTCTGCGCGGCGGCGCCGAACTACCACGTGTTGCTCATGGGCCGGATCGTGACCGGATTGTTCGGTGGCGTGATCGGCTCGGTGGTGCTCGCCATCATCACCGACCTGTTCCCGCTGCGGATGCGCGGCCGCGTGATGGGGATTATCCAGACGGCGTTCGCGGCGAGCCAGGTGCTCGGCATTCCCGCCGGGCTGTTTCTCGCCAATCACTGGAGCTGGCATGTCTGCTTCATCGCGATCGTCGTGGTGTCGATTGCCGCGATCGCCATCATCGCCTTCGCCATGGAGCCGGTCGATGCGCATCTGAAGCTGAGGCAGGACAAAAACCCGTTCCACCATCTGATCGCGACGCTCGCGCAGCCGCGCTACACGCTGGCCTTCGCGGTCACGACGCTGCTGGCGACCGGCGGCTACATGCTGATGCCGTTCTCCAGCGCCTTCACCGTGCACAATCTCGGCATCGACATCACGCATCTGCCGACGATCTATCTCGTCTCCGGCCTGTTCAGCATCGTCACGGGGCCGCTGGTCGGCCGAGCCAGCGACGCGTTCGGCAAATACCCGACCTTCGTGTTCGGCTGCGTGATGACCGTGATCATGGTGCTGATCTACACCCATCTCGGCCACGTCTCGCTGGTGACCGCGATCGTCGTCAACGTGCTGATGTTCATCGGCATCTTCTCGCGCATGATCCCGTCGCAGGCGCTGATGTCGGCGATCCCCGATCCGACCCAGCGCGGCTCGTTCAGCGCGGTCAGCGCCTCGCTGCAGCAGCTCTC from Bradyrhizobium sp. CCBAU 53351 includes the following:
- a CDS encoding LptA/OstA family protein → MIFMTKIFSRSDDQRRAIVSAAALAVGIVLVATGAAIAQNTMQGVPNAMQGFSQNRDQPIQIEAASLEMRDKKKEATFAGNVKVIQGDTTMTSKTLVVFYESGGDKPATPPQPAKGAKSTAPMQSAQPGPGGSSSIKRLEAHGNVVVTQKDQVVTGETAIFDTKTNLITMFGGGAGQVVMTQCKNVMRGDRLKVDMTTGVSRVESDSGRVQVLLPQGAGNDCGSGKGGGAAPLQLPGASKPK
- the lptC gene encoding LPS export ABC transporter periplasmic protein LptC; this encodes MNSAHNPTYDAALAAKFASAARHSRLVRILRVWVPATVVVAMAVIIYIAFFNKFRIPELPLTVENMVVSGTKITMESPHLSGFTPDQRPYELWAKTATQDITDPDHVDLNDLRAKVLMEDQSTLFLDARTGRFDNKQQQLDLHKDIFLRTSTGYEARLNSAFVDMNKGTVSSDERVDVKLTNGTLTADRLRITEGGDVIRFEGNVVMHLDKLDDPAAAQPAPPEPAPPAKTRPPQNKSANSR
- a CDS encoding ribonuclease D encodes the protein MTVRLHRGDLPDLTRYTTAVAIDTETMGLNPHRDRLCVVQLSPGDGSADVVQIPKGHTDAPNLKALLANPAITKIFHFARFDVAVLYQTFGVMTGPIYCTKIASRLTRTYTDRHGLKDLVREVLNVDLSKQQQSSDWGSDSLTEPQLAYAASDVLHLHGLRERLDAMLVREGRTALAKACFDFLPTRALLDLQGWAEEDIFAHS
- a CDS encoding MFS transporter; its protein translation is MTEQTLAAPIDAPSEQPRGFSRYQALLIALLAFTQFTIILDFIIMSPLGAILMPALDITATQFGVAVSAYAFSAGISGVLAAGFADRFDRKRLLLFFYVGFTLGTALCAAAPNYHVLLMGRIVTGLFGGVIGSVVLAIITDLFPLRMRGRVMGIIQTAFAASQVLGIPAGLFLANHWSWHVCFIAIVVVSIAAIAIIAFAMEPVDAHLKLRQDKNPFHHLIATLAQPRYTLAFAVTTLLATGGYMLMPFSSAFTVHNLGIDITHLPTIYLVSGLFSIVTGPLVGRASDAFGKYPTFVFGCVMTVIMVLIYTHLGHVSLVTAIVVNVLMFIGIFSRMIPSQALMSAIPDPTQRGSFSAVSASLQQLSGGLGSVLAGAIIVQAPDGALLHFDRIGYVVVATTIITLVMMYFVQKAVAERTGKRVV